A genome region from Phalacrocorax carbo chromosome 27, bPhaCar2.1, whole genome shotgun sequence includes the following:
- the LOC135317788 gene encoding electroneutral sodium bicarbonate exchanger 1-like, whose protein sequence is MPLGRQSHRHHRPHSQKHRKREREKDSALTEPGYRYTPSQRVQVILGTEEDEQHVPHDLFSELDEIYVKEGEGAEWKERARWLKFEEDVEDGGDRWSKPYVATLSLHSLFELRSCITKGTVLLDVCANSIEEIADMILGQQEESAEFDEGVRAKVREVLLKKHHHQNEKKRNNLLPIVCSFADVSEKQSDPHLLDKPAQTLTPHPSATAAEAKSGVSHESSAMDLSKAELHFMKKIPTGAEASNVLVGELDFLRQPIVAFVRLTPAVLLSGLMEVPIPTRFLFVLLGPQGKAHQYHEIGRSMATLMTDEVFHDVAYKAKNRADLVAGVDEFLDQVTVLPPGEWDPSIRIEPPKNVPSQEKRKVPGALDDSASHSEPEKHSGPELERTGRLFGGLILDVKRKAPWFWSDFRDGLRLQCLASFLFLYCACMSPVITFGGLLGEATNGHISAMESLLGASMTGVVYSLFAGQPLTILGSTGPVLVFEKILYKFCKEYKLSYLCLRACIGLWTAAFCIVLVATDASSLVCYITRFTEEAFASLICVIFIYEALEKLSHLRETYPVHMHSQLDLLTLYSCKCEAPTRPSNETLRFWESNKVNVSGIAWENLTVTECRYLHGEFQGPACGRDGPYAPNVLFWCCILFFSTFVLSSLLKKFKTSRYFPTRVRATVSDFAVFLTIVIMVLIDLVTGIPSPKLHVPHVFKPTRDDRGWFISPIGPNPWWTVPAALIPALLCTILIFMDQQITAVIVNRKEHRLKKGCGYHLDLFVVAVMLGVCSVMGLPWFVAATVLSITHVNSLKVESGCSAPGEQPKFLGIREQRVTGLMIFVLMGCSVFFTSVLKFIPMPVLYGVFLYMGVSSLRGIQFFDRLKLFWMPAKHQPDFIYLRHVPLRKVHFFTAIQLICLVLLWGIKASRAAIIFPMMVLALVFVRKVMDFCFSKRELSFLDDLMPESKKQRLGDAKTEAQEEEESQKTMAAAAANCVHLELGETSGLDIPQQPSDRADPSEINISDEMSNMTVWKVLTMKRETL, encoded by the exons ATGCCGCTGGGGAGGCAGAGCCACCGGCATCACCGACCCCACAGCCAGAAGCATCGGAAACGGGAACGGGAGAAGGACTCTGCCCTGACGGAGCCGGGCTACCGCT ACACCCCATCCCAGCGGGTGCAGGTCATCCTCGGGACCGAGGAGGATGAGCAGCACGTCCCCCATGACTTGTTCAGCGAGCTGGATGAGATCTACGTGAAAGAGGGGGAAGGTGCTGAGTGGAAGGAAAGGGCAAG GTGGCTGAAGTTTGAGGAGGACGTGGAAGACGGCGGCGATCGCTGGAGCAAGCCCTACGTGGCCACGCTGTCCTTGCACAGCCTCTTTGAGCTGAGGAGCTGCATCaccaagggcacggtgctgctGGACGTTTGTGCCAACAGCATCGAAGAGATTGCAG ATATGATCCTGGGCCAGCAAGAAGAGTCCGCCGAGTTTGACGAGGGCGTGCGGGCAAAAGTTCGAGAAGTGCTTCTGAAGAAGCATCACCACCAGAAcgagaagaaaagaaacaacctTCTCCCCATCGTCTGCTCATTTGCTGATGTGAGCGAGAAGCAGTCGGACCCACACCTCCTCGACAAGCCAG CCCAAACACTCACCCCTCACCCTTCTGCCACCGCTGCGGAAGCTAAAAGTGGGGTGAGCCACGAGAGCAGCGCGATGGATTTAAGCAAG GCGGAGCTGCACTTCATGAAGAAGATTCCCACCGGTGCTGAAGCGTCCAACGTGCTTGTAGGAGAGCTGGATTTCCTTCGCCAGCCCATCGTGGCATTCGTCCGCCTGACCCCGGCTGTCCTCCTCTCGGGCCTGATGGAAGTTCCCATCCCCACAAG gttcctgtttgttttgcttggacCGCAAGGAAAAGCCCATCAGTACCATGAGATCGGCAGGTCCATGGCTACTCTCATGACGGATGAG GTTTTCCACGACGTTGCCTACAAAGCCAAGAACCGGGCTGACCTCGTGGCCGGCGTCGACGAGTTTCTGGATCAGGTCACGGTCTTGCCGCCAGGAGAGTGGGATCCATCGATCCGAATCGAGCCCCCCAAAAACGTCCCTTCGCAG gaaaaaaggaaggtgcCAGGAGCTCTCGATGACAGTGCTTCTCACAGCGAGCCGGAGAAACACAGTGGTCCTGAACTGGAGCGGACGGGAAG gcTCTTTGGAGGTTTGATCCTGGACGTGAAGCGAAAGGCCCCGTGGTTCTGGAGCGACTTCCGGGATGGTCTGAGGCTGCAGTGTCTGGcgtccttcctcttcctctacTGTGCCTGCATGTCCCCTGTCATCACCtttggggggctgctgggggaggcGACCAATGGCCACATA AGTGCCATGGAGTCGCTGCTGGGCGCATCCATGACCGGCGTGGTGTATTCCCTCTTTGCTGGGCAGCCTCTCACCATCCTCGGGAGCACCGGACCCGTCCTTGTGTTCGAGAAGATCCTTTACAAGTTCTGCAA GGAGTACAAGCTCTCCTATCTCTGTCTGCGGGCGTGCATCGGGCTGTGGACTGCCGCCTTCTGCATTGTGCTGGTGGCCACCGACGCCAGCTCTTTGGTGTGCTACATCACCCGCTTCACCGAAGAAGCCTTTGCCTCCCTCATCTGCGTCATCTTCATCTACGAGGCTCTGGAGAAGCTGAGTCACCTGCGAGAGACCTACCCTGTGCACATGCACAGCCAGCTCGACCTCCTCACCCTCTACTC ctgtAAGTGTGAGGCACCGACCCGTCCCAGCAACGAAACCCTGCGCTTCTGGGAGAGCAACAAGGTCAACGTGTCCGGCATCGCCTGGGAAAACCTCACGGTGACT GAATGTCGGTATTTGCACGGCGAGTTTCAAGGACCTGCCTGTGGGCGCGATGGACCCTACGCACCTAATGTCCTCTTCTGGTGCTGCATCCTCTTCTTCTCCACCTTTGTCCTGTCGAGCTTGCTGAAGAAGTTCAAAACCAGCCGTTACTTCCCAACCAGA GTACGGGCCACAGTGAGCGACTTTGCCGTTTTCCTCACCATCGTCATCATGGTGCTCATTGACTTGGTGACTGGGATCCCGTCCCCGAAGCTCCACGTGCCCCATGTGTTCAAG CCGACCAGAGATGACCGCGGGTGGTTCATCAGCCCCATCGGCCCCAACCCGTGGTGGACGGTGCCGGCTGCGCtcatcccagctctgctctgcaccaTCCTGATCTTCATGGACCAGCAGATCACGGCTGTTATTGTCAACAGGAAGGAGCACAGGCTGAAG AAAGGATGCGGGTACCACCTGGACCTTTTTGTGGTGGCCGTGATGCTCGGGGTGTGCTCCGTGATGGGGCTGCCCTGGTTTGTGGCTGCCACCGTCCTGTCCATCACCCATGTGAACAGCCTCAAAGTAGAGTCTGGCTGCTCAGCTCCCGGGGAACAACCCAAGTTTTTGGGCATACGAGAGCAGAGAGTCACTGGCTTGATGATCTTTGTGCTCATGGGCTGCTCCGTCTTCTTCACTTCTGTGTTAAAG TTCATCCCAATGCCTGTGCTTTACGGCGTCTTCCTCTACATGGGTGTGTCGTCCCTCAGAGGAATTCAG TTCTTCGATCGCTTGAAGCTGTTCTGGATGCCGGCGAAACACCAGCCGGATTTCATCTACCTGCGGCACGTGCCCTTGCGAAAGGTGCATTTCTTCACCGCCATCCAGCTGATCTGCCTCGTCCTGCTCTGGGGCATCAAGGCGTCCCGTGCCGCCATCATCTTTCCCATGATG GTGTTGGCTCTCGTTTTTGTGCGCAAAGTGATGGATTTCTGCTTCTCCAAGCGAGAGCTCAGCTTTCTGGATGACCTGATGCCagaaagcaagaagcagaggTTGGGCGACGCCAAAACCGAAGCCCAAGAGGAAGAG GAGTCCCAGAAGAcgatggcagctgctgctgcaaattgCGTTCATCTGGAACTGGGGGAGACCAGCGGCTTGGATATCCCACAGCAACCCAGTGACAG GGCTGATCCTTCGGAGATTAATATCTCAGACGAGATGTCCAACATGACCGTGTGGAAGGTGCTGACGATGAAGAGGGAAACGCTCTGA